In the genome of Myxococcaceae bacterium JPH2, one region contains:
- a CDS encoding glutamyl-tRNA reductase encodes MELICIGLSHRSAPLAIRERLALPEPQQVEVLQRLAQAPVEALWVSTCNRVEVYLAAPTARLGRERVHAELRALGGAEALEHLYEHEGEAALVHLFRVASSLDSMVLGEAQILGQLKDSFERGQGAGAVRGEMTRVCAAAFSCAKRVRTETAIGRAATSMASAAVQLASKVFDGLRDKTVLVVGAGEMGELAARHLRQAGAGRLWITNRTLARAEALAGEVAGVARPFEELLSLVAAADVVVTSTASQVPLFTRDNVSALSKGRKGRPLFMVDLAVPRDIDPEVGSLDWVHAYDVDDIQKFVAENAAARAEEAHKASGLVAQEVARFAKDRALRDGMPVLARLRQRAEGIARAEVERTLAALGDDLSDKQKKSIEAMGRAIVNKLLHEPTARLRAVGPEGDGNRLAGAAAELFGLTTEESGAAQDTPQAVQAASGGRR; translated from the coding sequence ATGGAACTGATTTGCATTGGCTTGTCCCACCGCTCGGCCCCCCTGGCCATCCGCGAGCGACTGGCCCTGCCGGAGCCCCAGCAGGTGGAGGTCCTTCAGCGGCTGGCGCAGGCGCCCGTGGAGGCGCTCTGGGTCTCCACCTGCAACCGGGTGGAGGTGTATCTGGCGGCGCCCACCGCGCGGCTTGGGCGTGAGCGCGTCCACGCGGAGCTGCGCGCGCTCGGTGGCGCCGAGGCGCTGGAGCACCTGTACGAGCACGAGGGCGAGGCGGCGCTGGTGCACCTGTTCCGCGTGGCGTCCAGCCTGGACTCCATGGTGCTGGGCGAGGCGCAGATCCTGGGCCAGCTCAAGGACTCGTTCGAGCGTGGCCAGGGCGCGGGCGCGGTGCGCGGCGAGATGACGCGGGTGTGCGCGGCGGCGTTCAGTTGCGCCAAGCGCGTGCGCACGGAGACGGCCATTGGCCGAGCGGCCACGTCCATGGCGTCCGCCGCGGTCCAACTGGCGAGCAAGGTGTTCGACGGCCTGCGCGACAAGACGGTGCTCGTGGTGGGCGCGGGCGAGATGGGCGAGCTGGCGGCGCGGCACCTGCGGCAGGCGGGCGCGGGGCGGCTGTGGATCACCAACCGGACGCTGGCGCGGGCCGAGGCGCTCGCGGGCGAGGTGGCGGGCGTGGCGCGGCCGTTCGAGGAGCTGCTCTCGCTGGTGGCCGCCGCGGACGTGGTGGTGACGAGCACCGCGTCGCAGGTGCCGTTGTTCACGCGCGACAACGTGAGCGCGCTCAGCAAGGGGCGCAAGGGGCGGCCCCTGTTCATGGTGGATCTGGCGGTGCCGCGAGACATTGACCCCGAGGTGGGTTCGCTGGACTGGGTGCACGCGTACGACGTGGACGACATCCAGAAGTTCGTGGCGGAGAACGCCGCGGCGCGCGCCGAGGAGGCGCACAAGGCCAGTGGGCTGGTGGCGCAGGAGGTGGCGCGCTTCGCGAAGGACCGCGCGCTGCGCGACGGCATGCCGGTGTTGGCGCGGCTGCGGCAGCGCGCGGAGGGCATCGCCCGTGCGGAGGTGGAGCGCACGCTGGCCGCGCTCGGCGATGACCTCTCCGACAAGCAGAAGAAGAGCATCGAGGCCATGGGGCGGGCGATCGTGAACAAGCTGTTGCATGAGCCCACCGCGCGGCTGCGCGCCGTGGGGCCGGAAGGTGATGGGAACCGGTTGGCGGGCGCCGCCGCGGAGCTGTTTGGTCTGACGACGGAGGAGTCCGGGGCGGCCCAGGACACGCCGCAGGCGGTGCAGGCGGCCTCGGGAGGGCGGCGATGA
- the hemC gene encoding hydroxymethylbilane synthase, translating to MKSLRIATRQSPLALWQARHVASLLTARHPGLEVSLVEMTTAGDRFLSAPLSAVGGKGLFVKEIEQALLDGRADLAVHSLKDMTSVFPDGLILAAVPVREDPRDAFCAPAGVTVGSLPTGARVGTSSLRRSCILRARRPDVEIVSVRGNVQTRLQRTKELGLSGALLAFAGLKRLGLEHVISEVLSVEESLPAVGQGVLAIQCREDAAEVRALLAPLEDATTRIAVRAERALLAKLEGGCTVPLAGHATVSGARVHLRGLVGRPDGTLVIRGEVSGDAADAETLGEALADDLLARGAASILRDFARRPAPSTP from the coding sequence ATGAAGTCCCTGCGAATCGCGACCCGACAGAGCCCGCTGGCGCTCTGGCAGGCGCGCCACGTGGCCTCGCTGCTCACGGCTCGGCACCCCGGGCTGGAGGTCTCTCTCGTGGAGATGACCACCGCGGGTGATCGCTTCCTGTCCGCGCCCCTGTCTGCGGTGGGCGGCAAGGGCCTGTTCGTGAAGGAGATCGAGCAGGCGCTGCTCGACGGCCGGGCGGACCTGGCGGTGCACAGCCTCAAGGACATGACGTCGGTGTTCCCCGACGGGCTCATCCTGGCCGCGGTGCCCGTGCGTGAGGATCCGCGAGACGCGTTCTGTGCGCCGGCTGGCGTCACGGTGGGCTCGCTGCCGACCGGCGCCCGCGTGGGCACCTCGTCCCTGCGGCGCAGCTGCATCCTGCGCGCGCGGCGGCCGGACGTGGAGATCGTCTCGGTGCGCGGCAACGTGCAGACGCGCCTGCAGCGCACGAAGGAGCTGGGGCTGTCGGGGGCGCTGCTGGCGTTCGCGGGCCTCAAGCGCCTGGGCCTGGAGCACGTCATCAGCGAGGTGCTGTCCGTGGAGGAGAGCCTGCCCGCGGTGGGGCAGGGCGTGCTGGCCATCCAATGTCGCGAGGACGCAGCCGAGGTGCGGGCGCTCCTGGCGCCGCTGGAGGACGCCACCACGCGCATCGCCGTGCGCGCGGAGCGAGCGTTGCTGGCGAAGCTGGAGGGGGGGTGCACCGTGCCGTTGGCGGGCCATGCCACGGTGTCCGGAGCGCGCGTGCACCTGCGCGGGCTGGTGGGGCGGCCGGATGGCACGCTCGTCATCCGGGGCGAGGTGAGCGGCGACGCGGCCGACGCCGAGACGCTGGGTGAGGCCCTGGCGGACGACCTGCTGGCGCGGGGCGCGGCGAGCATTCTGCGCGATTTCGCCCGCCGCCCGGCCCCGTCGACGCCCTAG
- a CDS encoding uroporphyrinogen-III synthase: protein MERRLEGIRVLVTRPRERAEELCFLLEDEGAEVSSVPLLELQPPEDPRPLASAAEHIQRYGWVVFASPSAVDALMEALREAGTVSRLSRVKLAAVGPRTARTLESYGLTVTLEPIEGTGLALFTAMRDGLLPEDEVLLPAAEAGRRELEDALRDQGVRVTRVTAYRSSPALLSEDALSALDAAPPQVVLFASPRTAEAFLEAAGRERLVGAKVVAIGPTTAGALERLEIPVAAVAERPTPESLVDAAVAAIRG from the coding sequence GTGGAACGGCGACTGGAAGGCATTCGAGTCTTGGTGACGCGCCCGCGTGAGCGGGCCGAGGAGCTGTGCTTCCTGCTGGAGGACGAGGGCGCGGAGGTGTCCAGCGTGCCGCTCCTCGAGCTGCAGCCCCCCGAGGACCCCCGGCCGCTCGCGTCGGCGGCCGAGCACATCCAGCGCTATGGCTGGGTGGTGTTCGCGAGCCCGTCGGCGGTGGACGCGCTCATGGAGGCCTTGCGCGAGGCGGGCACGGTGAGCCGGCTGTCCCGCGTGAAGCTCGCGGCGGTGGGTCCGCGCACGGCGCGCACGCTGGAGTCCTATGGGCTCACGGTGACGCTGGAGCCGATTGAAGGCACGGGCCTCGCGCTGTTCACCGCCATGCGGGACGGGCTGCTCCCCGAGGACGAGGTCCTCTTGCCCGCCGCGGAAGCGGGCCGCCGCGAGCTGGAGGACGCGCTGCGAGACCAGGGCGTGCGGGTCACCCGGGTGACGGCCTACCGCTCCTCGCCCGCGCTCTTGTCCGAGGACGCGCTCTCCGCGCTGGATGCGGCGCCGCCGCAGGTGGTGCTGTTCGCCTCGCCGCGCACCGCGGAGGCCTTCCTGGAGGCCGCGGGCCGCGAGCGCCTCGTGGGGGCCAAGGTGGTGGCGATTGGCCCCACCACGGCGGGGGCGCTGGAGCGCCTGGAGATTCCGGTCGCCGCGGTGGCGGAGCGGCCCACGCCCGAGTCGCTCGTGGATGCCGCGGTCGCGGCCATTCGCGGGTAG
- a CDS encoding adhesin, which yields MSRGMQRGALVLGLCLMAATAMAQGSGDYKYLDFTVLGNSQDPFVYYIDGRTPKPAGIDLTEVENAVKAALQTWEDVDCAWPAFKYAGRATAANVPNVEERQDRFSIAAIFVTDKTNPNYVGALAQGQSAATAVPLTYGGYVYQCDIFLNAVDYRWTTLPATPAGFMDLRSHVLREMGHCLGIASIYSLDSDPIMAFLPPGPGVSKRTLSTYDRGAICQLYPQEGAVGSPCTTTCTNGLTCVSTTSTTTGNAIKVCAKACTNTTPGECPDPYVCRASTLVSGSSYACLPALPDAVTKVGQPCTGKTAGECGSARSRCIEAGTSYPSFPTSWTGGYCTEGCTTSKDCPANSQCIETGAATGKVCAQQCRPGTGDCRDGYACAPLGEGSVCVPACSTNSECAATSVSSVCRVCDRVCVAEQATGRQIGDACGQDSECGTNQICLRLNDTTLGVCASPCSLEACSCPAGTTCHTAGTRGERFCLRDCEGSTCGSQLQCSPYDTSPACIPTCRTTKDCPNGTQCGLGGRCFDPRAKPDAGTCTLCNDAGTPPPVVTDAGTGGTTSPSGCGCQSAPTSAAFAIGLGVMLLMSRRRTGRKS from the coding sequence ATGAGTCGTGGAATGCAGCGGGGGGCGCTGGTCCTGGGGCTGTGTCTGATGGCCGCCACGGCGATGGCGCAGGGCTCGGGTGACTACAAGTACCTGGACTTCACGGTGCTGGGGAACAGCCAGGACCCCTTCGTCTACTACATCGATGGGCGCACCCCGAAGCCCGCGGGCATCGACCTCACCGAGGTGGAGAACGCGGTGAAGGCCGCGCTCCAGACGTGGGAAGACGTGGACTGCGCCTGGCCCGCATTCAAGTACGCCGGGCGAGCCACCGCGGCGAACGTCCCGAACGTGGAGGAGCGGCAGGACCGTTTCAGCATCGCGGCCATCTTCGTCACGGACAAGACGAACCCCAACTACGTGGGCGCGCTCGCGCAGGGACAGAGCGCCGCCACCGCCGTGCCGCTGACGTACGGCGGTTACGTCTATCAGTGCGACATCTTCCTCAACGCGGTGGACTACCGGTGGACCACGCTGCCGGCGACGCCCGCGGGCTTCATGGACCTGCGCTCCCACGTGCTGCGCGAGATGGGGCACTGTCTGGGAATCGCGTCCATCTACTCGCTCGACTCGGATCCCATCATGGCCTTCCTGCCTCCCGGGCCGGGCGTGAGCAAGCGGACCCTCAGCACGTATGACCGCGGCGCCATCTGTCAGCTCTATCCGCAGGAGGGCGCGGTGGGCTCGCCGTGCACCACCACGTGCACGAACGGCCTGACGTGCGTGTCCACCACGTCCACCACGACGGGCAACGCCATCAAGGTCTGCGCCAAGGCCTGCACCAACACCACGCCGGGCGAGTGCCCGGACCCCTACGTGTGCCGCGCCTCGACGCTGGTATCCGGCAGCTCCTACGCGTGTCTGCCGGCCCTGCCGGATGCCGTGACGAAGGTGGGCCAGCCCTGCACGGGCAAGACGGCGGGCGAGTGCGGCTCGGCGCGCAGCCGCTGCATCGAGGCCGGCACGTCGTATCCGTCCTTCCCCACCTCGTGGACGGGCGGCTACTGCACCGAGGGGTGCACGACGTCCAAGGACTGCCCGGCCAACTCACAGTGCATCGAGACGGGCGCGGCCACGGGCAAGGTGTGCGCGCAGCAGTGCCGTCCGGGAACGGGCGACTGCCGGGATGGCTATGCGTGCGCGCCGCTGGGCGAGGGCAGCGTGTGCGTGCCGGCGTGCTCGACCAACTCGGAGTGCGCCGCGACCTCGGTCTCGTCGGTGTGCCGCGTGTGCGACCGCGTCTGCGTGGCGGAGCAGGCCACGGGCCGCCAGATTGGTGACGCGTGCGGCCAGGATTCCGAGTGCGGCACCAATCAAATCTGCCTGCGTCTGAACGACACGACCCTGGGCGTCTGCGCGTCGCCGTGCTCGCTGGAGGCATGCTCCTGCCCGGCGGGCACCACGTGCCACACGGCGGGCACGCGCGGCGAGCGCTTCTGCCTGCGCGACTGCGAGGGCAGCACCTGTGGTTCGCAGCTGCAGTGCAGTCCCTATGACACGAGCCCGGCCTGCATCCCCACGTGCCGCACGACGAAGGACTGCCCCAATGGCACGCAGTGTGGTCTCGGAGGCCGCTGCTTCGATCCGCGCGCGAAGCCCGACGCGGGCACGTGCACGCTCTGCAACGACGCCGGCACTCCGCCGCCTGTCGTCACGGACGCGGGCACGGGTGGCACCACCAGCCCGAGCGGGTGCGGGTGCCAGAGCGCGCCCACCTCGGCGGCGTTCGCGATTGGCCTCGGCGTCATGTTGCTCATGAGCCGGAGGCGGACGGGGCGCAAGTCATGA
- the tadA gene encoding Flp pilus assembly complex ATPase component TadA, whose product MTPAGGGSPVRTRADFTTLFVLEALVAQELLRPEQAQEILAREPAARARVLKAHAGQGKEAARYDVSPVEVVAAFQIPLPGGRTVLDEDHITEAAARASGIAYRKIDPLKLDMALATRTVSRPYAQKHVLLPLERTEQGRLRVAVANPFDRELFESFQRLTGVPVEPVLSSKLDILKSIADIYGFKKTLARAADDFSGAQVQLGNFEQLVSLSGTQELEASDKPVVQAVDYLLRYAYDNRASDIHIEPKRATSVVRLRIDGVLHPVYTLPVQVHAPIVSRVKMLSRIDISEKRRPQDGRIKTERDGREVELRVSTLPTAFGEKVVIRIFDPETLVQDIAQLGFEPDEKGSFESWIDQPHGLILVTGPTGSGKTTTLYSALKALAGPDVNVVTVEDPIEMVWDAFNQVQVQPKLGLDFAGALRHILRQDPDVIMVGEIRDAETAENAIQSALTGHLVLSTLHTNDALGAVARMRDLGVPSFLLAQCLLGVMAQRLLRRVCGHCAQEATLTPDELLALQAPLPLLPGGVRLLQGAGCVRCRNTGYVGRTGVFEIVTAGRELRELIAQDAPYERLVDSARRTGMRTLREAAVRKLAQGLTAFDEVVRMTSA is encoded by the coding sequence ATGACGCCGGCGGGCGGCGGTTCTCCGGTGCGGACGCGCGCCGACTTCACCACGCTGTTCGTGCTGGAGGCGCTCGTCGCGCAGGAGCTGCTTCGGCCCGAGCAGGCCCAGGAGATCCTCGCCCGCGAACCGGCGGCACGTGCCCGCGTGCTGAAGGCCCATGCGGGGCAGGGGAAGGAGGCGGCGCGCTACGACGTGTCGCCCGTGGAGGTGGTCGCCGCGTTCCAGATTCCGCTTCCGGGCGGAAGGACGGTGCTCGACGAGGACCACATCACCGAGGCGGCGGCGCGCGCCTCGGGCATCGCGTACCGGAAGATTGACCCGCTGAAGCTGGACATGGCGCTGGCCACTCGGACGGTGTCGCGTCCGTACGCGCAGAAGCACGTGCTGCTGCCCCTGGAGCGCACCGAGCAGGGGCGGCTGCGCGTGGCCGTGGCCAACCCGTTCGATCGCGAGCTGTTCGAGAGCTTCCAGCGACTGACGGGCGTGCCGGTGGAGCCGGTGCTGTCCTCCAAGCTGGACATCCTCAAGTCCATCGCGGACATCTACGGCTTCAAGAAGACGCTGGCGCGCGCGGCAGACGACTTCAGCGGCGCGCAGGTGCAGCTGGGCAACTTCGAGCAGCTCGTGTCGCTCAGCGGCACGCAGGAGCTGGAGGCCTCGGACAAGCCCGTGGTGCAGGCGGTGGATTACCTGCTGCGCTACGCGTACGACAACCGCGCCTCGGACATCCACATCGAGCCCAAGCGCGCCACCAGCGTGGTGCGGCTGCGCATCGACGGCGTGCTGCATCCCGTCTACACGCTGCCGGTGCAGGTGCACGCGCCCATCGTGTCGCGCGTGAAGATGCTCTCGCGCATCGACATCTCCGAGAAGCGCCGGCCCCAGGACGGCCGCATCAAGACGGAGCGGGACGGGCGCGAGGTGGAGCTGCGTGTCTCCACGCTGCCCACGGCCTTCGGCGAGAAGGTCGTCATCCGCATCTTCGACCCGGAGACGCTGGTGCAGGACATCGCCCAGCTCGGCTTCGAGCCGGACGAGAAGGGCTCGTTCGAGTCGTGGATCGATCAACCCCACGGCCTCATCCTGGTGACGGGCCCCACGGGCAGCGGCAAGACGACGACGCTCTACTCGGCGCTCAAGGCGCTGGCGGGGCCGGATGTCAACGTCGTCACGGTGGAGGACCCCATCGAAATGGTGTGGGACGCCTTCAACCAGGTGCAGGTCCAGCCCAAGCTGGGCCTCGACTTCGCTGGGGCCCTGCGCCACATCCTGCGGCAGGACCCGGACGTCATCATGGTGGGCGAAATCCGCGACGCGGAGACGGCGGAGAACGCCATCCAATCCGCGCTCACCGGACACCTCGTGCTGTCCACCCTGCACACCAACGACGCGCTGGGCGCCGTGGCGCGCATGCGCGACCTGGGCGTGCCGTCGTTCCTCCTGGCGCAGTGTCTGCTCGGCGTCATGGCCCAGCGCCTGCTGCGCCGCGTGTGCGGCCACTGCGCGCAGGAAGCCACGCTCACGCCGGACGAGCTGCTCGCCCTCCAGGCGCCCTTGCCGCTGCTGCCCGGTGGGGTGCGCCTGCTCCAGGGAGCAGGGTGCGTGCGCTGCCGCAACACGGGCTACGTGGGACGCACGGGTGTCTTCGAGATCGTCACCGCGGGTCGCGAGCTGCGTGAGCTCATCGCGCAGGACGCGCCCTACGAGCGGCTGGTGGACTCCGCGCGGCGCACCGGCATGCGCACGCTGCGCGAGGCGGCCGTGCGCAAGCTGGCCCAGGGCCTCACCGCGTTCGACGAAGTCGTGCGGATGACCTCCGCCTGA